From Syntrophales bacterium:
ATTTAAAAGGAATCGGTTATTATGATAAAGCAAGAAATAGCAGTGGTTTTTCCCGGTCAGGGGTCTCAGCGCTTCGGTATGGGAAAGGACTTTTATGACAATATTCCGGTGAGCCGTGATACCTATCGTGAGGCTTCTGATGCGCTCGGATGGGATGTGGCTGCCATGTGCTTTGGCACGGATGAGCGGCTCAATCTTACTGAGTATGCTCAGCCGTGCATTCTGACAACCGAGATTGCTATGCTGCAGGGCTTGAAATTTCTATATGACTTTTCACCTTCGTTTTTCGGGGGTCACAGTCTCGGTGAGTATACAGCCCTTGTTGCTGCGGATGTCCTGCCTTTGTCAGATGCTCTCAAGGTTGTGCAGATTCGTGGCAACCTTATGCAGGAGGCAGTACCTGTGGGGGTTGGATCTATGTCTGCGGTCATTTCAGACAATATAGATGTAAATATGATCAATGATATCTTAGTGGGTATTCCTGTTGATGTTGCGAATGTAAATTCTGCAGATCAGGTTGTAATCAGTGGAGTATCCAGTGCCATGCCAGAGGCGGAAAAACTTCTTATGGCTTCAGATAAAAAACGGACTTTCCGATTTGTACCTCTTGATGTAAGTGCACCCTTTCACAGCTACTTTATGAGAGCAATTGAAGAGGCCTTTAAAAAGACATTGCATACTCTGAAAGAGAAATTAACACCAAGCGGTGCAAAGAAAGTAACTTCAAATTATACCGGTGGGTTTCATTCAGATAAACTTGATGAGATAGTTGACGGGTTGGTGTCTCAGTTAAGTAACACAGTACGGTGGCGCGATAATATGCGTGTCTTGGCTTCTAAGGCAGACAGAATATATGAGGTTGGCCCGGCCCGCCCGCTGAGAAGCTTTTTTAAGACCATCGGTGTGAAGTGCTCGTCAATCACAACACTGTCAGCAGCAAAACGAGTATTTGAAGATTAATTAAGTAGTAGTAAACTATTGGCTTTCAGCAAGAACGAAGAATTAAGCGGAAGGCTATTTTTTTGTCTTACTGATGACAG
This genomic window contains:
- a CDS encoding ACP S-malonyltransferase, translating into MIKQEIAVVFPGQGSQRFGMGKDFYDNIPVSRDTYREASDALGWDVAAMCFGTDERLNLTEYAQPCILTTEIAMLQGLKFLYDFSPSFFGGHSLGEYTALVAADVLPLSDALKVVQIRGNLMQEAVPVGVGSMSAVISDNIDVNMINDILVGIPVDVANVNSADQVVISGVSSAMPEAEKLLMASDKKRTFRFVPLDVSAPFHSYFMRAIEEAFKKTLHTLKEKLTPSGAKKVTSNYTGGFHSDKLDEIVDGLVSQLSNTVRWRDNMRVLASKADRIYEVGPARPLRSFFKTIGVKCSSITTLSAAKRVFED